AAAATAGTTTTATAATCTTTCAAATCTTTCCCTGAATTATATGCTATTGCAGAATAATAAGCTGCCGAATCTAATTGATTGGTAGATTGGAAATAGGCAGAAAAATTTAAACTCACGGTCATCTTTATATTTTTATCCAAAATTGAATCACTTAAATTAAAAGCTTGCCTATACAATTTTTCGATTTTTTTATTCGAATCTTTTCCTCTCAAAAACATTGAATATGCTAAGTCATTAATGACGTAAGCGTAAGACGAAGGATCTTTACTACGTAATCTATTATCTTGAAGAATATTGTTATATTTCTCTATTGCATTATTGTAATCCTTTTTTTTACGATAGGTTGAAGCAATATTAATCTTGGAATATATTTGATTAAAGAAATTAATATTAATATCCGTAATGCCGCTATTATTTTTTAATGCCTTATTATGATAATCAATAGAATTATCATATTGCTGCAATTCGCCAGATATAATTCCAAGGGTATTATATAAAGACCAAAGTGTATCTAAGTTATAATTATCTTTTGGCAATTTATCAAACAAGCTAATTGCCCTTATAACATTATTCTGAGCACCAATATAATCTCTTTCAGTTTCTTGGATATTCGCCATATTAACTAATACGGCCGCCTGATTTTTATGGTCATTTAATTTATCATAAAGTTTGACAGCATTATAATAATAATAATAAGCACTATCTGATTTATGATTTTGACTATACGAATAACCTAAACAATAATTTGCATTGGCTATTGAAGCTGTATCACGAAGTTTTTTAGATAGAGAAAGGTTTTCAAAATTAATCAACTTTAAATCATTATAATTTTGATTTAAAATATACAAGTACGATAACCTTTTTTTACTGACAAGTATCGTTGTATCTTGATTCGTTTCTATAGAAAATTTAATAGCTTTTTTCGCAAAACTAATTTGCTCGGAAATAGTAAAATTATCATCTTTAGATAAAAGGCGATAATGATAAATTGAATCAGACGTTTGACTCAAACCTAAACTAGTAAATAGTATTATTACTAATAATGGAAAATATTTCATCAATCTGATAGAAAATTTTTGTTATTCTCAAATTTATAACAAAATAGATAAATTCAAACAATTATGGCTCCCATAATTTATGAGGGCCATAATTGTTTGAATAAATATGATTATCCTTGAGAAGGGGCTTTATCTTTTTTAATACCACTAGTTGCTAACAACTTACTATCCGCCTGCTTTACTACTTCTTTTGAAAGTTTCTGGTTAAACTCAGAATTATCTAAAGCACTTACTCCTGTTAATAATACGATTGAACAAATAGCTACTAATGTAATTTTTAGGGTTTTCATAATGATAAATTTTTAAGTGAAAATTGGAAAGGTTTAGTTAATCTTAAGAATACTAATTTTAAAAGTAGATTATCCTTGAGAAGGGGCTTTATCTTTTTTAATACCGCTAGTTGCTAATAATTTAATCTCAGCTTGCTTTACTTCCTTATTATTCGTTTTGTCTGCAGTTGCTACCACAGTATTTAAAGCACTTACTCCTGTTAATAATACGATTGAACAAATAGCTACTAATGTAATTTTTAGGGTTTTCATAATGATAAATTTTTAAGTGAAAATTGGAAAGGTTTAGTTAATCTTAAGAATACTAATTTTAAAAGTAGATTATCCTTGAGAAGGGGCTTTATCTTTTTTAATACCGCTAGTTGCTAATAATTTAATCTCAGCTTGCTTTACTTCCTTATTATTCGTTTTGTCTGCAG
This portion of the Olleya sp. Bg11-27 genome encodes:
- a CDS encoding tetratricopeptide repeat-containing sensor histidine kinase; its protein translation is MKYFPLLVIILFTSLGLSQTSDSIYHYRLLSKDDNFTISEQISFAKKAIKFSIETNQDTTILVSKKRLSYLYILNQNYNDLKLINFENLSLSKKLRDTASIANANYCLGYSYSQNHKSDSAYYYYYNAVKLYDKLNDHKNQAAVLVNMANIQETERDYIGAQNNVIRAISLFDKLPKDNYNLDTLWSLYNTLGIISGELQQYDNSIDYHNKALKNNSGITDININFFNQIYSKINIASTYRKKKDYNNAIEKYNNILQDNRLRSKDPSSYAYVINDLAYSMFLRGKDSNKKIEKLYRQAFNLSDSILDKNIKMTVSLNFSAYFQSTNQLDSAAYYSAIAYNSGKDLKDYKTILKALLQRSKIEKGEPSKEYLFEYIKLNDSLLLAERAVRNKFMKIDFETAEIKEENQQMSRQRLWLIIISIGLLGVLFFLYVIKTQREKNKELLFERQQQKTNEEIYNLMLSQQDKIDEARSLEKNRISKDIHDGILGKLFGVRLSLDGLNLSTTIEATQKRSVYITELKNIEEEIRKVSHELNSDFIGKSGYLDIVKTLVDSQMTAYDISYKLDIQEGINWDALDNKIKIHVYRILQETMQNTYKHAKATVVDISFHLNDNNNLILSVSDNGEGFDLQKAKKGIGLKNIDSRMQEINGKLIIDSIISKGTKITISVPILEN